Below is a window of Thermodesulfomicrobium sp. WS DNA.
GTGCCGGTGCTCGGAGAACTTCCCAAACTCAAGGACAACCCCATTCCGGAGCGGCACATGGGGCTTACCTCCCATGCCGAGTGGGGCACGGACGTCCTTGCTGCGGTGGCGGCCAGAGTGCGGGAGCACGTGGACATTGCCGCCTGCCTGCGTTTGGCCCGATCCGCACCGCATCTTCCGTTGTCGTTCCAAGAAGCTGCGCCGCTTTTTGTGCCTCGCGCGCCCCGTGGGGTGCGTATCGGTGTGGCCTTGGACGCTGCCCTGTGGTTTTACTATCAGGAAAATATCGATGCCTTGCAGGCCGCAGGGGCGGAAGTCGTGCCGTTTAGTCTGTTGCGCGACCCGGAGCTTCCGCCCATGCATGCGCTCTATCTGGGTGGAGGTTTTCCGGAGACCTTGGCCCAAGGGCTGTCCGCCAACGTCTCCATGCGCGAGAGCGTGCGCCGGGCCGTGGAGCGGGGCATGCCGGTGTATGCTGAATGCGGCGGCCTCATGTACTTGGGCCGGGAACTGCATTTTCAAGGGCAGACATTCCCCATGAGTGGAGCGCTTCCTTTTGCCACTACCGTGTGCTCGCGGCCGCAGGGGCATGGATATGTGGCCGCCACCGTGACCGCTCCATCGCCGTTTTTTGCGCCTGGCACACAGTTGCTCGGCCACGAATTTCATTACTCTTGCTGCACGGATCTGCCCGGGGATGCCAACCTGGTCCTCCAGCTTGATCCCGGTGTGGGCATGGCCGCCGGCCGCGATGGCCTGGTGTGGCGCAATGTTTTTGCGTCGTATACCCACATCCATGCCGTGGGCGTGCCTGCATGGGCAGAGGCCATGGTGGAGGCTGCCATGGCTTTTGCGGCGTGCCCGTCCGGAGGTCGCTTGGAGAATTTGCGGCGGGGGACTTGACGTAAAGAGAATTATTCCTAAAAGAGGCTCATCCGAACATAACGAGGAGGAGCCTTATGGGACAGCTGCGTCGCTTCAAAGATTTGGTCATTGATTGGGAAATGACGCCGGAAGATGCGGTGGCCTTGTATTTGGAATGGGGCAACAATGGATATCGGGGCGGCTACCAGAATGCCGTGCGCAGCAAGACGGACCACTCCAACTACTTTGTGGTCAACACCTGGAAGACTCCGCCCACAGTAACCTTGGTGCGTCGCAATTCCGATGGAGCCGAGGAGTTGGTGGAACTTCCCTTGCCGGATTCTTTGGCGCGGGATTTTGTCACCAGCGTCCATGGGCATAAAGGGGTATACGGGGTCAACGAGCCCATCCGCCAGTGGTTGGAGCGAGAGATCTTTGGCCGCTCATAGAGTCATTTCTCCATCTATCCACTATCCACCAAAAGCCGGAATGTTCCGGCTTTTTTTATGACGTTAAGGAGCCTTCATGCGTTGCCTGCGTTGCGGTACGTGCTGCCGAAAAAATGGTCCAACCTTGCGCGTTCAGGACCGGGAGTTGCTGCGTTCTGGAGCCATCCTGGTCGGGGATTTGGTGTGTGTGCGGCGCGGGGAATTGGCGTGGGATCCGCGCACTCGCGCATTGCAGTCGGTGGCTGGGGAAATGCTCAAGATCCGCGGCCAGGGTTCGGGCTGGACGTGTCTCTACTATGACGCCGAAAGGCGCGCCTGCACCCGCTATGCGGTGCGCCCGGTGGAATGCCGGGTGCTTTCCTGCGCGGACCCTGGTCCGCTTTTGGCGGTGATGAACGAGGCGCCCCTGACCCGCGACGCCATTATCCGTCCGGAGAGTGCTCTGGCCTTGATTGTTCAGGAGCACGAAGCGATCTACTCCGCAGGCCAGGCCGTGGAGTGGGCGCAGAACCCGACGACTCTTGCCCTGGCGCACGATCTTGCCCGCCGGGAGGCGCAGTTTCGCGCTGTGCTTGCGGAGCGACTGGCTGTGGACGATGCCGCCTTGTGGCCGTATTTGGGCAGACCACTCACGCAGATCGTTGAGGCGGTACGTCAAATAAGAAGACTTCGTTGACAATTTTGTTGAAAATCTTATGAGGGGTCAAATCGGTTGTGCCAAGGAGCGCCTATGGCTGTAGAGTACAAGGATTACTATAAACTCCTCGAGGTTCCACGCACGGCCTCTCAGGAAGATATCTCCCGTGCATTCAAAAAGCTGGCCCGCAAATATCATCCTGACCTCAATCCGGGAGACCCCAAGGCCGAGGCCAAGTTCAAGGAGATCAACGAAGCTTATGAGGTCTTGAAAGACCCGGAGAAGCGCAAGCTCTATGACTCGTTGGGGCCGGGTTGGAAGGAGGGACAGAACTTCCAGCCGCCGCCGGGTTTTGAAAACATCCGTTTCCACTCCAGGGGTTTTGGCGAGAGCGGTTTCGGCGGCTCGGGTTTTAGCGATTTCTTTGAGATGTTCTTCGGCGCCCCGGGCTTTGATGTGGGCGGCGCGGGCTTCCCGGGCGGCGCTTTTGGGGGACAGTTTGGTGCTCGTCGCGCCCGGGGGCAGGATGCCGAGGTCCCGCTGACGTTGACGTTGGAGGAAGCCTACCGTGGTGGCCCCAAGACCATCACCGTGCAGGAGCGCCAGGTGGGGCCGGACGGACGGTGGCATTGGGTCCCCCGCACCTTGAACGTCACCATCCCGAGCGGGGTGAAGGACGGCGCCAAGATCCGCCTGGCAGGCCAGGGCGAGCCTGGGGTGGGCGGTGGTCCTGCGGGGGACTTGTACCTGCGGGTGGAGCTCGCCCCGCACCCGATGTTCAAGGTGGCAGGAAATGACGTTATCTATGACTTGCGTCTTGCCCCGTGGGAGGCGGTACTGGGAACGAGCGTGCGCGTGCCGACCCTGGATGGCGAGGTGGATCTCAAAGTGCCGCCGGGTATCAGCAGCGGCCAGAAGATCCGTATCCCCGGCCGGGGGCTGGGCACCAAAGGCCAGCGCGGGGATCAATTGGTGCGGGTGATGATCCGGTCGCCCAAGAATCTGAGTGCGCGCGAGCGCAGCCTGTGGGAAGAATTGGCGCGCACCTCGACATTTTCTCCGAGGACCTAGGAGGGCAGCATGACCTTACTCCATACGTATACCGCCATGCCTGTAGCCTCGGACCGTATCGCCAAGATGGAGTTTTTGGAGCTTACGGGCATTGACGAGAAGGAACTCATGGAACTCATTCACATGGAGTGGATTTCACCCATTGTGACTGCCCAAGATGAGTGGTTGTTTTTGGTTCGCGACGTGCCGCGGGTTCGCAAATACGTCCGTCTCTGTGATGATTTCGAACTGTCTCCCATTGCCGGCACGATCATCGTCGATCTGTTGCAGCGCATTGCAACACTCGAACGCCGTATTCAGGAGCTCGATGCCCTGACGGCACTATAAAAGCAAACTGAGGAGGATCCTATGGATCTCAACCGTTTTACCCAGAAATCCCAAGAAGCCTTGGCCGCGGCGCAAGCCTTGGCCGTGCGCCATGGCCATCAAGGTGTGGATGCCGAGCATCTCTTTGCTGCCTTGCTCGATCAAGAAGGGGGCCTGGTCCCACGCATTGTGGAGCACATGGGCTTGCAGCCCCGGCGTCTGCGCGAGGCCGTTGATCGGGAGCTTGCGCGTATCCCTCAGGTGAGCGGCCCTGGGGTGCAGCCGGGCCAGGTGTATTTGACCCAGCGGGCAAGCCAGGTGCTGGTGCGGGCCCAGGACACGGCCCAGACCATGAAGGACGAGTACGTGAGCGTGGAGCATCTGCTCTTGGCACTGGCGGACGAGAGCCCGTCCACTGGTGTGGGGCGGGTGTTTTCCGAGGCCAAGGTGACCAAGGACGCGCTGCTTGCTGCCATGACTGCGGTGCGTGGCAATCAGCGGGTCACCTCCGCCAATCCCGAGGAGACCTACGAGGCCCTCAAAAAATACGGCCGGGACTTGGTGGATGAGGCGCGGCGCGGCAAGCTCGATCCGGTCATCGGCCGTGACAGCGAGATCCGCCGCTGCATCCGCATCCTTTCGCGCCGCACCAAGAACAATCCGGTGCTCATCGGCGAGGCGGGCGTGGGCAAGACCGCCATCGTGGAGGGCTTGGCCCAACGCATCCTCAACCAGGATGTCCCGGAAGGGCTCAAGGACAAGACCATCTTTGCCCTGGACATGGGGGCGCTCATCGCTGGCGCCAAGTACCGGGGCGAGTTCGAAGAGCGCTTGAAGGCGGTGCTCAAAGAGGTCCAGGCCTCGGAAGGCCGCATTATCCTCTTTATCGATGAGCTCCACACCATTGTGGGCGCGGGCAAGGCCGAAGGCGCCATGGATGCAGGCAACCTCCTCAAGCCGATGCTTGCCCGGGGAGAGCTCCATTGCATCGGCGCCACCACCTTGGACGAATACCGCAAGTACATTGAAAAAGATCCGGCCTTGGAGCGTCGTTTCCAGCCCGTGCTCGTGGACGAACCCAGCGTGGAGGACGCCATTTCCATCCTCCGGGGGCTGCGGGAGCGCTTCGAGGTGCACCACGGTGTGCGCATCGCCGACGCCGCCTTGGTCACGGCCGTGACCTTGTCGCACCGCTACATTTCTGATCGGCAATTGCCGGATAAGGCCATTGACCTCATTGACGAGGCCGCGGCCATGATCCGCACGGAGATTGACTCCCTGCCCACGGAGCTCGACGAGATCAACCGCAAGATCATGCAGCTCGAGATCGAGCGTGAGGCGTTGCGCCGCGAGACCGATGCGGCCTCCAAGGAACGCCTGGCCAAGCTGGAACGGGAGCTGGCGGACCTCAAGGAAGAGCAGGCCGCCTTGCGCGCCCAATGGGAAAAGGAAAAGGCATCCATCGAGGGCGTGCGCCAGATCAAGGAGGAGATCGAACGCACCCGTCTGGCCATCGAAAAGGCGGAGCGCGAGTATGACCTCAACCGGGCCGCCGAGCTGCGCTATGGCCGGCTGGCGGAGCTGGAGCGCAGACTCGCCGAGGCCCAGGGCGGCAGCGAGGACGAGAAGCGTTTGCTGCGCGAAGAAGTGGGGCCGGATGATGTGGCCGCCATTGTCTCCAAGTGGACCGGCATCCCGGTAACCAAGCTCCTGGAAGGGGAGCGGGAAAAGCTGCTCAAGCTTGCGGACGTCCTCCACGAACGGGTGGTGGGCCAGGACGAGGCGGTGCAGGCGGTTGCCGATGCGGTGCTGCGCGCCCGGGCCGGACTCAAGAACCCCAACCGCCCCATTGGATCCTTCCTTTTCTTGGGCCCCACAGGCGTGGGCAAGACCGAGCTGTGCAAGACCCTGGCGCAGACGCTCTTCGACACCGAAGAGAACATGGTGCGCCTGGACATGAGCGAGTACATGGAAAAGCATTCCGTGGCCCGGCTCATTGGCGCGCCTCCGGGATATGTGGGCTACGACGAGGGCGGACAGCTCACCGAGGCGGTACGGCGCAAGCCCTACTGTGTGGTGCTCTTTGATGAGATCGAAAAGGCGCATCCCGATGTGTTCAACGCCTTGCTCCAGATCCTCGATGATGGGCGGCTCACGGATAGCCATGGCCGCACGGTGGATTTCAAGAACACCATCGTGATTCTGACCTCCAATATCGGCTCGCCTACGCTCCTCGAGGGGATTACTGAATCTGGAGAACTGCGCCCCGGGGTACGCGAGGCGGTGCTCCAGCAGCTGCGCAGCCACTTCCGGCCGGAGTTTTTGAACCGTATCGACGAGATCGTCCTCTTCAAGCCGCTGCTGGTGGAGCAGGTGATGCGGATCGTGGACCTGCAGATGCGGCGGCTCCAGGCCCGCCTGGAGGAGCGCCAGATCCAGTTGCAGCTCACCGAGTCTGCCCGGCAGTGGATCGCCCGGGAAGCCTACGACCCGGTGTACGGTGCCCGGCCGCTTTTGCGTTTCCTCCAAACCCATGTGGAAACCCCGCTGGCGCGGCAGATCATCGCCGGCACCTTGCGCGACGGCCAGACCGTCACCGTGGATGTGGAGGGCGACCAGTTGGCTTTTCGAGCGGTCTGACGCCTGCTGGTGGTCACCAAACGCGGCCCTGGGAGGGACTTTCCTTCCCAGGGCCGTTTGCGTTGGGAAGCTCTGGGTGGGGCCACTGGGGTGGGTGGTCGTCCACGCGCACGGTCTGTGCCGATAGCGGACAGAGGAAGGAGAGATGGACGCACGCCAAAAGGAGCATTGGATGGACGGGACCACCGTAGCGAGTGTCGCCCACTATTGGCATGTGGAGGTGGCGGGCGGCGTGGATGCGGATTTGGTGGCGTCGGCCGGTGGCCAGATGCACG
It encodes the following:
- a CDS encoding cobyrinate a,c-diamide synthase, with translation MSEALSCPRLLVAGLGGGSGKTMVSLGLARALREDGLIVQTFKKGPDYIDAQWLSLASGQPTSNLDPFLLSPTQLRQVVAARAAGKDLLLVEGNRGLFDGKDVQGSCSSAELARLLQCPVVVVLDCTKVTRTMAAVVLGLVHFDPQLAIGGVILNRTAGCRHRTIVRQSIETYTGVPVLGELPKLKDNPIPERHMGLTSHAEWGTDVLAAVAARVREHVDIAACLRLARSAPHLPLSFQEAAPLFVPRAPRGVRIGVALDAALWFYYQENIDALQAAGAEVVPFSLLRDPELPPMHALYLGGGFPETLAQGLSANVSMRESVRRAVERGMPVYAECGGLMYLGRELHFQGQTFPMSGALPFATTVCSRPQGHGYVAATVTAPSPFFAPGTQLLGHEFHYSCCTDLPGDANLVLQLDPGVGMAAGRDGLVWRNVFASYTHIHAVGVPAWAEAMVEAAMAFAACPSGGRLENLRRGT
- a CDS encoding DVU0772 family protein, which codes for MGQLRRFKDLVIDWEMTPEDAVALYLEWGNNGYRGGYQNAVRSKTDHSNYFVVNTWKTPPTVTLVRRNSDGAEELVELPLPDSLARDFVTSVHGHKGVYGVNEPIRQWLEREIFGRS
- a CDS encoding J domain-containing protein; amino-acid sequence: MAVEYKDYYKLLEVPRTASQEDISRAFKKLARKYHPDLNPGDPKAEAKFKEINEAYEVLKDPEKRKLYDSLGPGWKEGQNFQPPPGFENIRFHSRGFGESGFGGSGFSDFFEMFFGAPGFDVGGAGFPGGAFGGQFGARRARGQDAEVPLTLTLEEAYRGGPKTITVQERQVGPDGRWHWVPRTLNVTIPSGVKDGAKIRLAGQGEPGVGGGPAGDLYLRVELAPHPMFKVAGNDVIYDLRLAPWEAVLGTSVRVPTLDGEVDLKVPPGISSGQKIRIPGRGLGTKGQRGDQLVRVMIRSPKNLSARERSLWEELARTSTFSPRT
- a CDS encoding YkgJ family cysteine cluster protein, translating into MRCLRCGTCCRKNGPTLRVQDRELLRSGAILVGDLVCVRRGELAWDPRTRALQSVAGEMLKIRGQGSGWTCLYYDAERRACTRYAVRPVECRVLSCADPGPLLAVMNEAPLTRDAIIRPESALALIVQEHEAIYSAGQAVEWAQNPTTLALAHDLARREAQFRAVLAERLAVDDAALWPYLGRPLTQIVEAVRQIRRLR
- the clpB gene encoding ATP-dependent chaperone ClpB → MDLNRFTQKSQEALAAAQALAVRHGHQGVDAEHLFAALLDQEGGLVPRIVEHMGLQPRRLREAVDRELARIPQVSGPGVQPGQVYLTQRASQVLVRAQDTAQTMKDEYVSVEHLLLALADESPSTGVGRVFSEAKVTKDALLAAMTAVRGNQRVTSANPEETYEALKKYGRDLVDEARRGKLDPVIGRDSEIRRCIRILSRRTKNNPVLIGEAGVGKTAIVEGLAQRILNQDVPEGLKDKTIFALDMGALIAGAKYRGEFEERLKAVLKEVQASEGRIILFIDELHTIVGAGKAEGAMDAGNLLKPMLARGELHCIGATTLDEYRKYIEKDPALERRFQPVLVDEPSVEDAISILRGLRERFEVHHGVRIADAALVTAVTLSHRYISDRQLPDKAIDLIDEAAAMIRTEIDSLPTELDEINRKIMQLEIEREALRRETDAASKERLAKLERELADLKEEQAALRAQWEKEKASIEGVRQIKEEIERTRLAIEKAEREYDLNRAAELRYGRLAELERRLAEAQGGSEDEKRLLREEVGPDDVAAIVSKWTGIPVTKLLEGEREKLLKLADVLHERVVGQDEAVQAVADAVLRARAGLKNPNRPIGSFLFLGPTGVGKTELCKTLAQTLFDTEENMVRLDMSEYMEKHSVARLIGAPPGYVGYDEGGQLTEAVRRKPYCVVLFDEIEKAHPDVFNALLQILDDGRLTDSHGRTVDFKNTIVILTSNIGSPTLLEGITESGELRPGVREAVLQQLRSHFRPEFLNRIDEIVLFKPLLVEQVMRIVDLQMRRLQARLEERQIQLQLTESARQWIAREAYDPVYGARPLLRFLQTHVETPLARQIIAGTLRDGQTVTVDVEGDQLAFRAV
- a CDS encoding chaperone modulator CbpM gives rise to the protein MTLLHTYTAMPVASDRIAKMEFLELTGIDEKELMELIHMEWISPIVTAQDEWLFLVRDVPRVRKYVRLCDDFELSPIAGTIIVDLLQRIATLERRIQELDALTAL